The following DNA comes from Streptomyces sp. Ag109_O5-10.
GGTGAGCTGGCCGAGCGGTACGGCTGGGTCAACCGTACGGTCCCCGACAGCGAACTCGACGCGTTCGTCGACACCCTGGCCCGCCGGATCGCCTCCTTCGACAAGGAATCGATCGCCGCCGTCAAGCAGCAGGTCAACCGGTCCACGCTGCCGTCCGCGGAGGATCTGCAGTCCTCCTACGACCTCTACATGGACTCCTTCGGCTGGCCGGGTTCCCAGCGCAGGCTACCGGCTGCCACCGCCGCAGGACGCAATCAGCCGGGCGACTACGAATTGCGTCTGGGCTACCACCTCGGACGCCAGCCGGCGGACGACACCCACCTGCGGTGATCAGGTTCCGAGCGGTCGGCAGGGGTCGTCGCACAGCTCGCCGGCCGGCGGGGCACCCGCAACTCGCCCGTGGGCAAGGCGGTCTGGGCCGAGCAGGAGGTCACCCCCTCCTTCCTGAGAGCACCGGCATCGAACCGGGCCGGCCGACGACGCCCCGTCCGTGGGCCCTGCGCCCGGGGCCCGGGAGGTCACCGATGCCGTGGTCCTAGATCCAGCCTCTCTTGGCCGCCTCGACTCCCACCTGGAAGCGGGTTTCGAGGCCGAGGCCGGACGCGATCGCCCCGATCCGGCGGGTCACCGTGCGCGCGCTCGTCCCCAACTGCCGTGCGATCGCGTGGTCCTTGTAACCCGCGTGCATCATCTTCAAGAGCAGGAGGTCCTGCGGGCTCGGCCCGTCGGGCGCCGCCGGAGCGGTCGCGACGAGGGATTGCGCACGTTGCCAGTAGGAGTCGAACAATTCGAGGAGCGCATCGAGCAGGCCCGACTGGTGGACGACGGCGATCCTGTCGTAGCGACCCGGGACCAGCGCGACCAGCGCGACGCGCCGGTCCATGATGCGCAGCCGGAAGGGCAGGGCCGGCAGGATGCGGGCCTGCTCGCCGATCTGGGCGAGGTGGGTGATCAGTTCGAACCGGCCCGGCTGTGCCAGCGCCTCCTGGGTGTAGACCGACCGTATGTCGACGCCGCGGCCCAGCAGGTCCATCGTCAGGGCCTCCTCCAGCTCGGTGCTGTAGGGGCCGAGATAGGGAGGCCGGTCGAGCACCCAGAAATGGGTGCGGACCGACTGCATCAGTTCGGCGACGCGCAGCGTGATCTCCGCCTCGCCGGTGATCACCTCCACCAGTCCGGTCGGATCCTCCTGCAGCCGATGGGCGCGGTAGTCGTCCGCCAGATCGTCGACGGTGCCCCACACGGCGGTGAACGCCGCCTCGGTCTCGGCCCGGCGTCTGGCGAGCAGTGCCCTCAGCGCGGTGTGCGGGCTGACCGGTCGGTACTGGCCGGGTCCTTCCCTTCGCAGCATGCCCAGTTCCACCAACCGGGAGACGGCGCGCCTGATCCGGCTGGGCGTGGTGCCCAGGGTCTCGGCGATCTCGGCCGCCGTCCGGTCCGACGTGGTGAGGTAGGCGCGGTAGACCTGTTCGTCGAACTCGCTGATCCCCAGGGTGCTCAGCACCGGTTGCCTCCCAGCGATCGCCGCCCGTCAAGCAGTCGGGACGGCCGTGGCGCGAATCGCCAGCTGGCGATGTACGACAGGAGTTTGATCTAGACATTCGCCGTTCACAAGCTTTCACTCTGAACGTTCACGCCACCTGTGGACGGGTTCCGGGCACCCTCGGCGCCTACGACCGGTCAGGCGGCGCCACTTGGAGGGCAGAGGGCGATCGTGCTCTGCCCGACCGCGAGCGGGGAGAGACCCTGTGAAAGCGCATCACCGCAGACGCTGGAGTGCGCCGGTTGCCGCCGGCGCCCTGGCGTTGGCGCTGTCCGGCCCCTACGACGCGACGGCCTTCGCGTCCTCGGCGGCCCGTCCCGCCGCCGAGCACCTGCCCACCGCATCCCTGTCGACGGCGGCCACGTCCGACCGGGTGCCCGCGGGCGACCACTCCGTGACGCTGATCACCGGAGACGTGGTCACCACCCGGCGGAGCCCGGGCACCGGCAACGGGGCCGGAGGCGTCGTCAGCGTCCGCGGTGCCGACGGACGCCCGGTGCAGACCCACATCCTGACGTCGGGCGACGACCTGTACGTGTT
Coding sequences within:
- a CDS encoding enoyl-CoA hydratase/isomerase family protein codes for the protein MRFASERALFCQPETANGNLPGGGGLEHLPRLLGRARALEVALSSDDYSGELAERYGWVNRTVPDSELDAFVDTLARRIASFDKESIAAVKQQVNRSTLPSAEDLQSSYDLYMDSFGWPGSQRRLPAATAAGRNQPGDYELRLGYHLGRQPADDTHLR
- a CDS encoding helix-turn-helix domain-containing protein, which gives rise to MLSTLGISEFDEQVYRAYLTTSDRTAAEIAETLGTTPSRIRRAVSRLVELGMLRREGPGQYRPVSPHTALRALLARRRAETEAAFTAVWGTVDDLADDYRAHRLQEDPTGLVEVITGEAEITLRVAELMQSVRTHFWVLDRPPYLGPYSTELEEALTMDLLGRGVDIRSVYTQEALAQPGRFELITHLAQIGEQARILPALPFRLRIMDRRVALVALVPGRYDRIAVVHQSGLLDALLELFDSYWQRAQSLVATAPAAPDGPSPQDLLLLKMMHAGYKDHAIARQLGTSARTVTRRIGAIASGLGLETRFQVGVEAAKRGWI